Proteins found in one Sporosarcina jeotgali genomic segment:
- the ytpR gene encoding YtpR family tRNA-binding protein, with product MNVFINKNGVGDVLLVQLTTERPEQTEIETKGDITLIKSSQDGQAVALNVFNATQYVGEYADGSIELTPELVAKIQEALEKNGVSLELNVDFSPKFVVGHVVSKEKHPNADKLNICTVNVGSETLQIVCGAPNVESGQKVVVAKVGAVMPSGMIIRDAELRGVPSSGMICSAKELDLPDAPAEKGILVLAGDAEVGSAFTN from the coding sequence ATGAACGTCTTTATTAACAAAAATGGTGTAGGTGACGTGTTGCTGGTTCAACTGACAACCGAGCGTCCTGAGCAAACAGAAATTGAAACTAAAGGTGATATTACGCTTATTAAGTCTTCACAAGATGGACAAGCAGTAGCGTTGAACGTATTTAACGCAACTCAATATGTTGGAGAATATGCAGATGGTTCGATCGAATTAACGCCGGAACTAGTTGCAAAGATTCAGGAAGCGCTTGAAAAGAATGGGGTTTCACTTGAACTTAATGTAGATTTCAGTCCGAAATTTGTTGTTGGTCACGTTGTTTCAAAAGAAAAGCATCCAAATGCGGACAAGCTCAATATTTGCACAGTCAACGTGGGCAGTGAAACGCTGCAAATCGTTTGCGGTGCACCGAATGTTGAAAGTGGCCAAAAAGTTGTCGTTGCCAAAGTAGGGGCAGTAATGCCATCCGGTATGATCATTCGCGACGCGGAACTGCGCGGAGTTCCCTCATCAGGAATGATTTGTTCTGCAAAAGAATTGGATCTGCCAGATGCACCTGCGGAAAAAGGGATTCTCGTTTTAGCCGGGGACGCTGAAGTAGGAAGCGCATTTACAAACTAA
- a CDS encoding PepSY domain-containing protein, translating to MKFKEFAAGVLTGAAAGLVVKGAVDRANSAVPAEQVLKTVKDAFKKEGPIDGSWIVMKTEPFTNNVISMNVYRGGVSRIKNGVLEQYEFAADAKTGTVVELVKN from the coding sequence ATGAAGTTCAAAGAATTTGCAGCCGGCGTTCTGACCGGAGCAGCTGCAGGATTAGTCGTCAAAGGAGCCGTAGATCGTGCAAACTCTGCTGTTCCAGCTGAGCAAGTATTAAAAACAGTAAAAGATGCATTTAAAAAAGAAGGTCCAATCGATGGTTCATGGATTGTGATGAAAACTGAGCCATTCACGAATAACGTCATTTCTATGAACGTTTACAGAGGCGGAGTTTCACGCATTAAAAATGGCGTGTTGGAACAATATGAATTCGCAGCTGATGCTAAAACAGGCACAGTTGTCGAGCTCGTTAAAAATTAA
- a CDS encoding YtnP family quorum-quenching lactonase: protein MDTYNFYDMKLTWLDGGVNYLDGGTMFGVVPKAMWAKKYAPDENNLIELRTDPILLQFKGKNLLIDSGIGKGKLDEKKKRNLGIRAETRVAESLSEFNLTAADIDMVLMTHLHNDHAAGLTEWQDDKLVSVFPNAEIYVSQIEWDEMRNPNIRSRNTYFKENWEPIQDQVKPFEKEFSPLQGVTMVHTGGHSDGHSIIRLEQNGETMIHMADIMPTHAHSNPLWVLAFDDYPMDSIFAKEKLMKEARQEGHRFFFYHDAVYRVVRFDETGKHVIESVERTR from the coding sequence ATGGATACATACAATTTCTACGATATGAAACTCACTTGGCTTGACGGGGGCGTCAATTATTTGGATGGGGGAACGATGTTTGGCGTAGTTCCTAAAGCAATGTGGGCTAAAAAGTATGCACCTGATGAGAACAACTTGATTGAATTACGGACAGATCCAATCTTACTTCAATTCAAAGGGAAAAACTTGCTGATTGATTCTGGTATCGGCAAAGGGAAGCTGGATGAAAAGAAAAAGCGTAACTTAGGAATCCGCGCAGAAACTCGAGTTGCAGAAAGTCTTTCTGAGTTCAACTTAACTGCGGCAGACATCGACATGGTTCTCATGACGCATTTGCATAATGATCATGCAGCTGGACTGACGGAATGGCAAGATGACAAGCTCGTTTCTGTTTTTCCGAATGCCGAGATCTACGTTTCGCAAATTGAATGGGATGAAATGCGTAACCCGAATATCCGCTCAAGAAATACGTACTTCAAAGAAAACTGGGAGCCGATCCAAGACCAAGTGAAGCCTTTTGAGAAAGAGTTTTCACCTCTGCAGGGAGTTACAATGGTTCACACAGGCGGTCACAGTGACGGTCACAGCATTATCCGCCTTGAGCAAAACGGAGAGACGATGATCCATATGGCTGACATCATGCCTACACATGCGCACAGTAACCCGTTATGGGTGCTGGCGTTCGATGACTACCCGATGGATTCCATCTTCGCGAAAGAAAAGCTCATGAAAGAAGCACGTCAGGAAGGTCATCGTTTCTTCTTCTACCATGACGCTGTTTATCGGGTCGTTCGCTTCGATGAAACCGGGAAACATGTCATTGAATCAGTGGAAAGAACTCGTTGA
- a CDS encoding M42 family metallopeptidase — MNNETLAMFKTLTELPGAPGNEHAVRNYLRGELEKYSDEMIQDNLGGIFGVRKGPEDSPKIMVAGHMDEVGFMITGITENGMLRFQTLGGWWNQVMLAQRVEIITDTRVIPGVIGSIPPHLLTDEQRAKPMDVKNMLIDIGADDLEDAKRIGIRPGQQALPVCPFTPMANEKKIMAKAWDNRYGCGLALELLKEVKDTDLPNQLYSGATVMEEVGLRGAQTAANMINPDLFFGLDASPANDMSGSKTEFGQLGKGTLLRILDRTMITHRGIREFILDTAETHNIPYQYFVSQGGTDAGKVHISNEGVPSAIIGICSRYIHTSSSIIHTDDYAAAKELLVKLVTTCDKTTLETIKQNA; from the coding sequence ATGAATAACGAAACTCTTGCAATGTTTAAAACGCTAACAGAATTACCAGGTGCGCCAGGTAACGAGCATGCGGTACGTAACTATTTACGCGGCGAGCTTGAAAAATATTCAGATGAAATGATTCAAGACAACTTGGGAGGCATCTTTGGTGTTCGTAAAGGACCTGAGGACAGCCCTAAAATAATGGTAGCTGGACATATGGATGAAGTCGGTTTCATGATTACAGGAATTACGGAAAATGGAATGCTTCGTTTCCAAACACTTGGCGGCTGGTGGAACCAGGTTATGCTCGCACAACGTGTTGAAATTATTACAGACACACGTGTAATTCCAGGCGTTATCGGTTCCATTCCTCCACATCTTTTGACCGATGAACAGCGCGCGAAGCCAATGGACGTTAAAAATATGCTGATTGACATCGGTGCGGATGATCTGGAAGATGCAAAGCGCATCGGAATCCGTCCAGGTCAACAAGCGTTACCGGTTTGTCCGTTCACACCGATGGCGAACGAAAAAAAGATTATGGCTAAGGCTTGGGATAATCGATACGGTTGCGGATTGGCCTTGGAATTGTTGAAGGAAGTTAAAGATACAGACCTGCCAAACCAACTTTACTCTGGAGCAACAGTAATGGAAGAAGTCGGTTTGCGTGGAGCTCAAACGGCTGCAAACATGATTAATCCTGATTTGTTCTTTGGATTGGATGCAAGTCCTGCAAATGATATGTCCGGAAGCAAGACAGAATTTGGGCAGCTCGGCAAAGGGACACTATTGCGTATTCTGGATAGAACGATGATCACGCATCGCGGGATCCGTGAATTCATCCTCGATACGGCAGAAACTCATAACATTCCATATCAGTATTTCGTTTCACAAGGCGGAACAGATGCAGGGAAAGTCCATATTTCAAACGAAGGTGTACCGAGTGCGATCATCGGCATTTGTTCTCGTTACATTCACACATCTTCATCAATCATTCATACCGATGATTACGCAGCAGCAAAAGAACTTCTTGTGAAATTGGTTACGACGTGTGACAAAACAACTCTTGAAACAATTAAACAAAACGCGTAA
- a CDS encoding YtxH domain-containing protein produces MSDNYNKTNEQNDIYENSYGEPSQLPMNYNYFPTDTDRFYEEESSSSGSFLMGAVVGGVIGAAAALFLAPKTGREMRDDFSTQAVQLKNKSIELSSTAKDKAVDLTATAKDKAADFTSTAKDKAADLSSTAKEKATQLSAAAKEKSEDLKKNVQDQTEKVKSMTSKTTAPMDDGTASSEGEEPIVNNGQKDASKKAEEKKEASNQTTKNSDVAYDNSDNIGKNKNINQNAVSDEKPKTN; encoded by the coding sequence ATGAGCGACAACTACAACAAAACAAATGAACAGAACGATATTTATGAAAACTCTTACGGAGAGCCATCCCAATTACCGATGAATTATAATTACTTCCCAACGGATACAGACCGTTTCTATGAAGAAGAAAGTTCAAGCTCAGGCAGCTTTTTAATGGGAGCAGTAGTGGGCGGAGTAATTGGTGCAGCGGCGGCACTTTTCCTAGCACCTAAAACAGGTAGAGAAATGCGCGATGATTTTTCGACTCAAGCAGTGCAATTGAAAAATAAAAGCATCGAGCTCAGTTCCACAGCGAAAGACAAAGCGGTCGACCTGACAGCTACTGCTAAAGACAAAGCAGCAGATTTCACATCCACTGCTAAGGATAAGGCAGCTGATTTGTCCAGTACTGCAAAAGAAAAAGCGACACAGCTTTCTGCAGCAGCTAAAGAAAAGTCTGAAGACCTTAAGAAAAATGTCCAAGACCAGACTGAAAAAGTAAAATCGATGACTTCAAAGACGACTGCACCAATGGATGATGGCACAGCTTCTTCTGAAGGCGAAGAGCCTATTGTGAACAACGGCCAGAAAGATGCTTCTAAAAAGGCTGAAGAGAAAAAAGAGGCAAGCAATCAAACTACCAAAAATAGTGATGTTGCCTATGACAATTCAGATAATATCGGTAAGAACAAAAACATCAATCAGAACGCAGTTTCTGATGAAAAACCTAAAACTAATTAA
- a CDS encoding DUF1444 domain-containing protein: MKSEQLVEELKKRLSSQHFEWKFDKKADRVRLDHNGLHRGMDISLPEILAKYELKQDAAIDEVVYTIQETFHAMEAEQQQGFDANATILPVIRSTSFPKQSKAGSPFLMKEHTAETAIYYALDQGKTYRLIDEGMLSELGKTEKEITEAALFNARKLPTDVKVDEVAGNKYYFLNINDGYDASRILNAAFLKEMATRIDGHMTVSVPHQDVLIIGDIQNDTGYDVLAQMTMHFFTTGTVPITSLSFLYNDGELEPIFIMAKNRVAEKGEKKK, translated from the coding sequence TTGAAATCAGAACAATTAGTGGAAGAACTGAAAAAGCGGCTTTCTTCTCAGCACTTTGAATGGAAGTTCGATAAAAAAGCAGATCGAGTTCGTCTCGACCATAACGGGTTACATAGGGGAATGGACATATCCCTTCCTGAAATTCTGGCAAAGTACGAATTAAAACAGGATGCAGCTATTGATGAAGTTGTCTACACCATTCAAGAGACATTCCATGCAATGGAGGCAGAACAGCAACAAGGGTTCGATGCCAATGCCACCATTCTTCCTGTTATCCGTTCAACGTCATTTCCAAAACAGTCAAAAGCGGGCAGTCCATTTTTAATGAAAGAACATACAGCTGAAACTGCAATCTATTACGCATTGGACCAGGGGAAAACGTATCGTCTTATTGATGAGGGCATGCTTTCAGAACTTGGGAAAACAGAAAAAGAAATTACTGAGGCAGCATTATTTAATGCCCGAAAACTGCCGACAGATGTTAAAGTAGATGAAGTAGCTGGCAATAAATATTATTTCCTGAACATAAATGATGGTTATGATGCAAGCCGAATATTGAATGCTGCATTTTTGAAAGAGATGGCGACTCGCATTGACGGTCATATGACGGTCTCTGTACCTCACCAAGATGTATTAATCATCGGGGATATACAAAATGACACGGGATATGATGTTCTTGCGCAAATGACGATGCACTTCTTTACGACAGGAACAGTGCCGATTACGTCGTTATCATTCCTCTATAACGATGGGGAGCTTGAACCTATCTTCATCATGGCTAAAAATCGTGTCGCAGAAAAAGGAGAGAAAAAGAAATGA
- a CDS encoding DNA translocase FtsK — MSWIKKTMSRLFGSESDEELQDLKDETFEEVSDEVREYEQPQETNSPQRPAFRFPMITDAEIYGWDEDPHEPVQIKKQESLPVENKDTTETIPLYKNNRWPAEPPIGEIHRAGSRTKYKEQPERSKTVQPKVVKQVERKSEIVKQRTNKPFTPTEVPSPVYGFSQPKRASVKIEHEITSTYDDQPDTKKVPPSNLFLPKEVLPSGRKIGTPVIEDLDPQHVVGPEIEVNEVFEEQPESSSSVADQPEADVVEIEDRNPLISTTDQLRAEINHEQTLKEETISDHVQIAVLEPDSEELDQVILDEKDFALDVLEEQETDEEHTELDDLVSGVPEVLHIEDMQEAETDSHSEPEKASDEKIVPFNVVMLKSDKEKQQLRSLSVTDAPAYKEPASVPVRNEQPAAVSKGIQFTKTETQNGSNRPVGAVQPPPLNIAALPEETEDEEQVLPHYVFPSMEELLPAEEQQEDTEWLTSQSEKLVEALSHFAVEADILEAVQGPTVTRFELIVGFGTKVSKVRNLTDDLKLALAAEDIRIQAPIPGTSSIGIEIPNRTTRPVRISEVIDTEKFSNSESPLEAVLGLSLTGEPVTIDLRKMPHGMIAGATGSGKSVCINSILVSLLYKASPTELKMMLIDPKMVELAPFNGIPHLISPVITDVKAATAALKWAVDEMERRYELFAHAGARNIERYNQMAEASRQFSQKMPYLLIVIDELADLMMVAPNDVEVSISRIAQKARACGIHLIIATQRPSVDVITGIIKANIPTRIAFAVSSQIDSRTIIDGAGAERLLGRGDMLYIGNGQSSPIRLQGTFVTDDEIESIIDHVKSEAAPEYLFGQEDLLAAVVEEEESDPLFTQACSFIIEQGSASTSLMQRHFSIGYNRAAKIMDRMEAHGFISEQRGSRSRDVYLTEADLESFLNPDHEA; from the coding sequence GTGAGCTGGATAAAAAAAACGATGAGCCGCTTGTTTGGCTCCGAATCTGATGAAGAATTACAAGACTTGAAAGATGAGACGTTTGAAGAAGTCTCCGATGAAGTAAGAGAGTATGAACAACCGCAAGAAACAAACTCGCCGCAGCGGCCGGCATTTAGATTTCCTATGATTACTGATGCTGAAATTTATGGATGGGATGAAGACCCTCACGAACCTGTACAAATAAAGAAGCAAGAATCGCTTCCAGTAGAAAATAAAGACACAACTGAAACGATACCATTATACAAAAATAATAGATGGCCCGCAGAACCGCCTATTGGTGAAATCCATAGAGCGGGAAGCAGAACGAAATATAAAGAGCAGCCTGAACGCTCTAAAACGGTTCAGCCCAAAGTAGTTAAGCAAGTGGAACGTAAATCCGAAATTGTAAAACAACGTACGAACAAGCCGTTTACACCAACGGAAGTGCCTTCACCAGTTTATGGATTTTCACAACCGAAGCGTGCTTCAGTAAAAATTGAACACGAAATCACATCCACTTACGATGATCAACCGGATACAAAGAAAGTACCGCCATCGAATCTCTTTTTACCTAAAGAAGTTTTGCCGTCGGGAAGGAAAATCGGGACACCGGTTATTGAGGATTTGGATCCCCAACACGTTGTTGGACCTGAAATCGAAGTGAATGAAGTATTTGAAGAGCAGCCTGAATCTTCTTCATCAGTGGCTGATCAGCCGGAAGCAGATGTTGTTGAAATAGAGGACAGAAATCCGCTGATTTCAACGACAGATCAGTTGCGCGCTGAAATTAATCATGAACAAACACTGAAAGAAGAAACCATTTCAGATCACGTACAAATTGCAGTTTTAGAACCTGATAGCGAAGAACTTGATCAAGTGATACTTGATGAGAAAGATTTTGCACTTGATGTATTAGAAGAACAAGAGACAGATGAAGAGCATACAGAGCTAGATGACCTTGTAAGTGGTGTTCCTGAGGTGTTACACATTGAGGACATGCAAGAAGCTGAGACAGATTCTCATTCAGAACCAGAAAAAGCTTCTGATGAAAAGATTGTTCCTTTTAACGTTGTCATGTTGAAATCAGACAAAGAAAAGCAGCAATTACGGTCACTTTCTGTAACTGATGCACCCGCATACAAAGAACCTGCCAGTGTGCCTGTACGAAATGAGCAGCCTGCTGCTGTTAGCAAGGGAATACAGTTTACAAAGACAGAAACACAGAACGGAAGCAATCGGCCAGTAGGAGCGGTTCAACCGCCACCCTTGAACATCGCAGCGCTTCCTGAAGAAACAGAGGACGAGGAGCAGGTGCTGCCTCACTATGTGTTCCCTTCCATGGAAGAGTTACTGCCAGCTGAAGAGCAGCAGGAAGATACGGAATGGCTTACTTCCCAATCTGAAAAACTAGTCGAAGCACTTTCTCATTTTGCTGTGGAAGCTGACATATTAGAAGCAGTTCAAGGGCCGACAGTAACTCGGTTTGAACTGATAGTCGGATTTGGAACTAAAGTCAGCAAGGTTCGTAATTTAACCGATGATCTTAAATTAGCGCTTGCGGCAGAAGATATCCGGATCCAGGCTCCTATTCCTGGTACAAGCTCCATTGGAATTGAAATACCGAATCGGACAACTCGTCCTGTACGCATTTCAGAAGTTATTGATACCGAAAAGTTTTCGAATTCGGAGTCACCGCTTGAAGCGGTCCTTGGACTGAGTTTAACAGGTGAGCCTGTGACAATTGACTTGAGGAAAATGCCTCATGGAATGATTGCAGGGGCAACTGGTTCCGGAAAATCAGTATGCATCAATTCGATTCTTGTAAGTTTGTTATATAAAGCATCCCCTACAGAACTTAAGATGATGCTGATTGACCCCAAAATGGTAGAGTTGGCTCCTTTTAATGGCATACCGCATCTGATTAGTCCTGTAATCACGGATGTAAAAGCTGCAACTGCTGCACTGAAATGGGCGGTCGATGAGATGGAACGCCGTTATGAGCTGTTTGCACATGCAGGTGCAAGGAATATTGAGCGATATAACCAAATGGCAGAAGCAAGTCGACAGTTTTCTCAAAAGATGCCGTATTTACTTATCGTAATTGACGAGCTTGCAGATTTGATGATGGTTGCACCAAATGATGTGGAAGTTTCAATCAGCCGTATTGCACAAAAGGCTCGTGCCTGTGGAATTCACTTGATAATCGCAACGCAGCGTCCGTCTGTTGACGTGATTACTGGAATTATCAAGGCCAACATTCCGACACGAATCGCATTTGCGGTGTCTTCTCAAATCGATTCCCGTACGATTATCGACGGGGCAGGTGCTGAACGCCTTCTCGGCAGGGGCGACATGCTTTATATCGGGAATGGACAATCTTCACCTATTCGCTTGCAAGGGACATTTGTAACAGATGATGAAATTGAAAGCATTATTGATCATGTGAAAAGTGAAGCGGCGCCGGAATACTTATTCGGTCAGGAAGATTTACTGGCTGCTGTTGTGGAAGAAGAGGAATCTGACCCATTGTTTACTCAGGCTTGTTCATTCATCATTGAACAGGGGAGTGCATCGACTTCATTGATGCAGCGTCATTTTAGTATTGGCTACAATCGAGCCGCTAAGATTATGGATCGAATGGAAGCGCATGGTTTCATCTCTGAACAACGGGGCAGCCGTTCACGGGATGTCTATTTAACAGAAGCGGACTTAGAGTCATTTCTGAATCCTGATCATGAAGCATAA
- the murC gene encoding UDP-N-acetylmuramate--L-alanine ligase: protein MTKFHFTGIKGSGMSSLAQILHDSSNEVQGSDVEKHFFTEEPLHERSINVLPFSEDNITEGLTIIAGNAFPDTHPELVKAHELGLDVIRYHDFLADYMKQSVSVAVTGTHGKTSTTGLLAHVLTGFAPISYLIGDGTGKGVQDSDFFVFESCEYKRHFLAYEPDYAIITNIDYDHPDYFKDMEDVLNAFGDMALNVKKAIIACGDDSNCLAIQANVPVVLYGLGEGNDFSASNIVKSAEGTSFDVFVRNEFYHSFTIPMPGDHAIKNALAVIALCQYEGLEPNIVAERLKSFDGVKRRFTEIKTENAILIDDYAHHPTEIRATLQSARQKYPEREIVAVFQPHTFSRTAALLNEFAESLAEADQVYLCDIFGSAREKSGTLTVDDLAEKIPGSEHLTLEAIEALDGHEEAVFLFMGAGDVQKYLNAYQQHIAEQKTV from the coding sequence ATGACGAAATTTCACTTTACAGGTATTAAAGGATCTGGAATGAGCTCACTCGCTCAAATTCTTCATGATTCATCAAACGAAGTTCAAGGGTCTGATGTGGAAAAGCACTTTTTCACAGAGGAACCTCTTCATGAACGTTCTATTAACGTACTCCCTTTCAGTGAAGACAATATTACTGAAGGACTTACAATAATTGCAGGAAATGCTTTCCCGGATACACACCCGGAATTAGTGAAGGCGCATGAACTTGGGCTCGATGTCATTCGTTATCATGACTTTTTGGCGGACTACATGAAACAATCTGTTTCTGTAGCGGTAACGGGTACGCATGGAAAAACATCCACGACTGGGTTACTGGCACATGTTCTAACCGGATTTGCACCCATTTCTTATTTAATCGGGGATGGTACAGGAAAAGGTGTCCAAGACAGCGACTTTTTTGTATTTGAGTCATGTGAATACAAGCGGCATTTCCTAGCGTACGAACCGGATTATGCAATCATCACGAATATCGATTACGATCATCCGGACTATTTTAAAGACATGGAAGATGTATTGAATGCATTTGGCGATATGGCATTAAATGTAAAAAAGGCGATCATCGCATGCGGGGATGACTCGAACTGCCTGGCCATTCAAGCAAATGTTCCTGTTGTGCTTTATGGTCTTGGAGAAGGAAATGATTTTAGTGCTTCCAATATTGTGAAAAGCGCTGAGGGGACTTCTTTTGATGTATTTGTACGCAACGAATTCTATCATTCTTTCACCATTCCGATGCCCGGGGACCATGCAATTAAAAACGCATTGGCAGTCATTGCGCTTTGCCAGTATGAAGGATTGGAACCGAATATTGTCGCAGAACGTCTAAAGAGCTTCGATGGCGTGAAACGCAGATTCACTGAAATTAAAACCGAAAACGCGATTCTAATCGATGACTATGCACATCATCCAACGGAAATTCGTGCAACACTTCAGTCCGCAAGACAGAAGTATCCTGAACGTGAAATCGTTGCTGTTTTCCAGCCGCATACGTTTTCAAGAACGGCTGCACTTTTGAACGAATTTGCAGAAAGCCTTGCTGAAGCTGACCAAGTTTACTTATGTGATATATTTGGATCTGCCCGGGAGAAATCAGGTACGCTGACCGTGGATGATTTGGCTGAAAAAATCCCTGGTTCTGAACATTTGACGCTAGAGGCTATTGAAGCACTTGATGGACATGAAGAGGCTGTGTTTTTGTTTATGGGCGCAGGGGACGTACAAAAGTATTTGAATGCTTATCAGCAGCATATTGCTGAACAGAAGACAGTCTGA
- a CDS encoding cell division protein FtsA, which translates to MAPLFALDIGTRSVVGIILEEVNSGYHVVDLEVIEHKERSMIDGQIHNIVSVASVIEQMKTLLEERHGPLKKVSVAAAGRALKTGIGKMSVDITEHALINTEDINRLELGAVQKAQQELLSSDSITSENQYYCVGYSVLHYLLDEDEIGSLIDQTGRSASVEVIATFLPRVVVESLLSALKRADLEMDALTLEPIAAINVLVPQSMRRLNVALVDIGAGTSDIALTNHNTVSAFGMVPVAGDEITEALSSSYLLDFPEAERIKRLLFNEDTVVINDILGFEQQLPSQEVITSIMPAIDRLSESIANEIKRLNNASPQAVMLVGGGSLTPALTSKLGAALELPLQRVAVRGLDALSEVTLAEHIISSPALVTPIGIAIAAKRAPIQYMSVTVNDKTIRLFELKEMTVGDALLAAGIKAKQLYGKPGLALRFTLNGQEITLPGSHGTPSVILNNGESVSSKDPICNGDSIELVLGEDGHSAHAAIEDVTEIQTEMISVKINNQTVILKTEVIVNNSPRDLQTMIQDRDDIQVHCPFTLRDALHILNEDSGSHGSLQAVMLNGKRVHLKSKPPVYSRNGFPISLTSQLEDGDHITSEQKSLTTVAEVANELGVQLTEQLTVAFNGTQVTITKPRFSVMLNDQPVEPTAKLTEDDQLKVTPLTGQPITFSDVFAFVDYQLPAGSATSYKLLRNKQPIQFYDQLFGGDELEILIT; encoded by the coding sequence GTGGCGCCTTTATTCGCACTTGATATCGGAACACGTTCTGTTGTCGGAATTATATTGGAAGAAGTAAACTCAGGGTATCATGTTGTCGATCTGGAAGTAATTGAACATAAGGAGCGCTCCATGATTGACGGACAAATACATAACATAGTCAGTGTAGCTTCAGTGATTGAGCAAATGAAAACCTTGCTCGAAGAACGGCACGGACCTTTGAAAAAAGTCAGCGTAGCTGCTGCAGGACGCGCATTAAAAACAGGAATCGGCAAAATGTCAGTCGATATTACAGAGCATGCACTCATCAACACAGAAGACATCAACCGATTGGAACTGGGTGCCGTCCAAAAAGCACAGCAAGAGTTACTATCCTCTGACTCCATCACATCAGAGAATCAATATTATTGCGTGGGATACTCTGTTCTGCATTACTTGCTGGATGAAGATGAGATTGGCAGTTTGATTGACCAAACAGGCCGCTCTGCCAGTGTTGAAGTCATTGCTACATTCTTACCGCGTGTTGTAGTGGAATCGCTGCTCTCAGCGCTAAAACGAGCAGACCTTGAAATGGACGCACTGACCCTTGAACCAATTGCTGCCATCAATGTCTTGGTACCGCAATCGATGAGACGGTTAAATGTAGCTTTAGTCGATATTGGTGCTGGCACCTCAGATATTGCACTTACTAATCATAACACCGTTTCTGCATTTGGTATGGTTCCAGTGGCTGGAGACGAAATTACTGAAGCATTGAGTTCCAGCTATTTGCTGGATTTTCCTGAGGCAGAACGCATAAAGCGATTGCTGTTCAACGAAGATACTGTGGTCATCAATGATATTTTAGGTTTCGAACAACAACTTCCCTCACAAGAAGTGATTACGAGCATTATGCCTGCGATCGACAGACTCTCAGAGTCGATTGCCAATGAAATCAAGCGATTAAACAATGCGTCCCCTCAAGCCGTGATGCTGGTGGGCGGCGGCAGTCTGACTCCTGCTCTGACGAGTAAACTCGGCGCTGCTCTCGAGCTCCCATTACAGCGCGTTGCTGTCCGCGGGCTGGATGCATTGTCTGAAGTGACACTTGCAGAGCACATCATCTCCTCTCCTGCACTTGTAACGCCAATCGGAATTGCAATCGCAGCAAAACGTGCACCGATTCAATACATGTCTGTAACTGTGAATGATAAGACAATCCGACTCTTTGAGCTAAAAGAAATGACAGTAGGTGATGCGCTTCTGGCAGCAGGGATTAAAGCTAAACAATTATACGGAAAGCCAGGTCTTGCGCTGCGTTTCACACTGAACGGGCAAGAAATTACACTGCCTGGAAGTCATGGAACACCTTCAGTAATACTTAATAACGGTGAGTCCGTCAGTTCAAAAGATCCGATTTGTAATGGGGACTCCATTGAACTCGTATTAGGAGAAGATGGACACTCTGCACACGCTGCTATAGAAGATGTGACTGAAATACAAACTGAAATGATTTCTGTAAAAATCAACAATCAGACGGTGATATTAAAAACGGAAGTAATCGTGAATAACAGCCCGCGAGATCTGCAGACAATGATTCAAGACCGGGATGATATCCAGGTTCATTGCCCATTTACATTGCGTGATGCATTACACATCTTGAATGAGGACAGCGGCAGTCATGGATCCCTCCAAGCGGTCATGCTGAATGGAAAACGGGTACATCTCAAATCCAAGCCTCCTGTTTATTCTCGCAACGGATTTCCCATCTCTCTTACTTCTCAATTGGAAGATGGAGATCATATAACGAGCGAACAAAAGTCCCTGACTACAGTGGCAGAAGTTGCAAATGAATTGGGCGTTCAATTGACAGAACAATTAACAGTTGCATTCAACGGCACTCAAGTAACCATTACGAAACCACGGTTCTCCGTCATGCTGAATGACCAGCCAGTTGAACCGACTGCCAAGCTTACAGAAGATGACCAGTTGAAAGTGACGCCCTTAACAGGACAGCCGATTACATTCAGTGATGTTTTTGCATTTGTAGATTATCAGTTGCCTGCTGGTTCAGCAACTTCCTATAAACTGCTTCGTAACAAACAGCCGATACAATTTTATGATCAGCTATTCGGAGGAGACGAATTAGAAATTTTAATTACGTAA